A window of Photobacterium sp. GJ3 contains these coding sequences:
- a CDS encoding GFA family protein — translation MYTGQCHCGNVKLTIARLTETATRCNCSLCSRYATLWGYLTESEVDISVGRYGTEHYSHGDKCIDFHRCGHCGCITHYSTTAKVESDRLAVNYNLFSSTEIASVRVRLFDGAETWQFINE, via the coding sequence ATGTATACAGGCCAATGCCATTGCGGCAATGTGAAATTAACGATTGCTCGACTGACTGAAACCGCGACTCGCTGTAATTGCTCGTTGTGCAGCCGATATGCGACGTTGTGGGGCTATCTGACGGAATCTGAAGTGGATATCAGCGTTGGCCGTTATGGCACAGAGCATTATTCGCATGGTGACAAATGTATTGATTTTCATCGTTGCGGTCACTGTGGCTGTATCACGCATTATTCCACAACGGCAAAAGTCGAAAGTGATCGTTTGGCGGTCAATTACAATCTATTTTCCTCAACAGAGATTGCTTCGGTGCGGGTGCGTCTGTTCGATGGCGCAGAGACCTGGCAGTTCATCAACGAATAA
- a CDS encoding PBPRA1643 family SWIM/SEC-C metal-binding motif protein: MSKFFFKGRIDVMQSHAQSGYNVNRDVKAGTEESPISVIVQTDARKADIEALVAEHSITADVIVDAAQEENTLALDTLLNKPKTITFEKTPNRNDPCSCGSGKKFKKCCG, from the coding sequence ATGTCTAAATTTTTTTTCAAAGGCCGCATCGATGTGATGCAAAGCCATGCGCAGTCTGGCTACAACGTGAATCGTGACGTCAAAGCCGGTACTGAAGAATCCCCGATTTCTGTCATCGTCCAAACGGACGCACGCAAAGCAGACATTGAAGCGTTGGTTGCCGAGCACAGTATTACCGCCGACGTTATCGTAGACGCCGCTCAGGAAGAAAACACCCTGGCGCTGGACACCCTGCTGAACAAACCCAAAACCATCACGTTTGAAAAAACGCCGAACCGCAATGACCCGTGCTCCTGCGGCAGTGGCAAGAAATTCAAAAAGTGTTGTGGTTAA
- the queC gene encoding 7-cyano-7-deazaguanine synthase QueC, translating to MRKAVVVFSGGQDSTTCLIQAMTQYDEVHCITFDYGQRHQLEIEIAEAICKDLGVAAHKVMDVGLLNELAISSLTRDNIPVSHELQENGLPNSFVPGRNILFLTLAGIYAYQIGAEAVITGVCETDFSGYPDCRDAFVKSLNQSLVLGMDRPLRIETPLMWLNKAETWALADQHNQLDYIRNHTLTCYNGVIGDGCGDCPSCDLRREGLESFLNDQDNVLKSLTDKQAANQA from the coding sequence ATGCGCAAAGCAGTCGTCGTTTTCAGTGGCGGACAGGACTCAACAACCTGCCTGATTCAGGCTATGACTCAGTATGATGAAGTGCACTGCATCACCTTTGATTATGGCCAGCGTCATCAACTGGAAATCGAAATCGCCGAAGCCATTTGTAAAGACTTAGGCGTTGCCGCGCACAAAGTAATGGATGTCGGCCTGCTGAATGAGCTGGCAATCAGCTCACTGACTCGCGACAACATTCCGGTGTCACATGAACTGCAAGAAAACGGGCTGCCAAATTCTTTTGTTCCGGGCCGGAATATCCTGTTCCTGACACTGGCAGGGATTTACGCGTATCAGATTGGTGCTGAAGCTGTCATCACTGGCGTGTGCGAAACCGACTTCTCCGGTTATCCGGATTGCCGCGATGCCTTCGTGAAATCGCTGAATCAGTCTCTGGTGCTGGGAATGGACCGCCCGCTGCGCATTGAAACACCCCTGATGTGGCTGAACAAAGCGGAAACCTGGGCGCTGGCCGACCAGCACAATCAGCTGGACTACATTCGCAATCACACCCTGACTTGCTATAACGGTGTGATTGGTGACGGCTGCGGTGACTGCCCGTCTTGCGATCTGCGCCGTGAAGGACTGGAATCTTTCCTGAACGATCAAGACAACGTCCTGAAATCCCTGACCGACAAACAGGCGGCCAATCAGGCCTGA
- a CDS encoding epoxyqueuosine reductase QueH, with the protein MSNQQSIVLESPNEAGAVLLHSCCAPCAGDVMERLVNAGIDLTLFFYNPNIHPEKEYLIRKEENIRFAQKLGIPFVDADYDEKNWFDRVKGMEWEPERGIRCTECFDMRFERTAHYAHEHGFKTFTSCLGISRWKNMEQINDCGTRAASRYEGLEYWTFNWRKQGGASRMVELAKRERFYQQEYCGCIYSLRDTNRWRVENDRPRIEIGVQYYGDEDSQTMKS; encoded by the coding sequence ATGTCGAATCAACAAAGTATTGTACTGGAATCACCCAATGAGGCTGGCGCAGTCTTGCTTCATTCCTGTTGCGCCCCCTGCGCAGGCGATGTTATGGAACGACTGGTCAATGCAGGGATTGATTTAACCCTCTTTTTCTATAACCCGAACATTCATCCAGAGAAGGAATATTTAATTCGCAAAGAAGAAAATATTCGTTTTGCTCAAAAGTTGGGGATCCCTTTTGTGGATGCTGACTACGATGAAAAAAACTGGTTTGATCGCGTAAAAGGGATGGAATGGGAACCTGAGCGTGGGATTCGCTGTACCGAATGTTTTGATATGCGATTTGAACGTACCGCACACTATGCCCACGAACATGGATTCAAAACCTTTACGAGTTGTTTAGGGATTTCCCGTTGGAAAAATATGGAACAAATCAATGATTGCGGGACGCGGGCTGCATCACGCTACGAAGGTCTGGAATACTGGACATTCAACTGGCGCAAGCAAGGCGGAGCCAGTCGCATGGTCGAGCTTGCCAAGCGTGAGCGTTTTTATCAGCAAGAGTATTGTGGATGCATCTATTCACTGCGAGACACTAACCGCTGGCGGGTCGAAAACGACAGACCTCGTATAGAGATTGGGGTCCAGTACTACGGCGATGAAGATTCGCAGACCATGAAATCATGA
- a CDS encoding PLP-dependent cysteine synthase family protein: protein MRHDPRWVNQAIRKIEADFQRSADTHLIKLDIPVLDGIDIYLKDESTHPTGSLKHRLARSLFLYGLCNGWIGENTTIIESSSGSTAVSEAYFARLLGLPFIAVVPRHTARKKIEQIEFYGGQAHFVDDPCLLYEESHRLAESLNGHYMDQFTYAERATDWRGNNNIANSIFEQMKLEAHPIPKWVVMSAGTGGTSATIGRYIRYQMHETQLCVVDPEHSVFHDYYNTRDLALKGSRGSRIEGIGRPRVEPSFIPDVIDEMRTVPDAASIATVHWLETLLGRKAGASTGTNLYGALQLASEMKARGETGSIVTLLCDSGERYLETYFDTDWVEQNIGDIQPYLDQLSAFEQTGILSWSEWQRLQLGIS, encoded by the coding sequence ATGCGCCATGATCCCCGCTGGGTTAACCAGGCTATCCGAAAAATTGAAGCCGATTTTCAACGTTCGGCCGATACACATCTCATCAAACTGGATATCCCGGTGCTGGACGGCATCGACATTTATCTGAAAGATGAAAGTACCCATCCAACCGGCAGCCTGAAACATCGTCTGGCCCGATCCCTGTTTCTGTATGGCCTGTGTAATGGCTGGATTGGCGAGAACACCACCATTATTGAATCGTCTTCGGGCAGTACGGCCGTTTCTGAAGCCTATTTTGCCCGCTTGCTTGGCCTGCCCTTTATTGCGGTTGTTCCGCGCCATACCGCACGAAAGAAAATTGAGCAGATCGAGTTCTACGGCGGCCAGGCTCACTTTGTGGATGATCCTTGCCTGTTGTACGAGGAATCCCATCGTCTGGCTGAATCACTGAACGGTCACTACATGGATCAGTTCACTTACGCCGAGCGTGCCACCGACTGGCGCGGGAACAACAACATCGCCAACAGTATTTTTGAACAGATGAAGCTGGAAGCGCATCCGATTCCGAAATGGGTGGTGATGAGCGCCGGTACCGGTGGTACTTCAGCCACAATTGGCCGTTATATCCGTTACCAGATGCATGAAACCCAGCTGTGTGTGGTCGATCCGGAACACTCCGTCTTCCATGATTATTACAACACCCGCGATCTGGCCCTGAAAGGCAGTCGAGGCAGCCGAATCGAAGGGATTGGCCGCCCGCGGGTTGAGCCGAGCTTCATTCCGGACGTGATTGATGAAATGAGAACCGTGCCGGATGCAGCCAGTATCGCCACCGTCCACTGGCTGGAAACCCTGCTGGGCCGCAAAGCTGGCGCCTCCACGGGCACCAATCTTTATGGTGCGCTGCAACTGGCCAGTGAAATGAAAGCCCGGGGCGAAACCGGTTCGATTGTCACCCTGTTGTGCGACAGTGGTGAACGCTATCTGGAAACCTACTTCGATACCGATTGGGTTGAGCAAAATATCGGGGATATCCAGCCTTATCTGGATCAGTTATCGGCATTTGAGCAAACCGGCATTCTGAGCTGGTCTGAGTGGCAACGCCTGCAACTTGGCATATCCTGA
- a CDS encoding Lrp/AsnC family transcriptional regulator, producing the protein MAEIDATDRLLLDLLQMDASLSLNDLADAVNLTTTPCWKRLKRLEEAGILKRRVALLDPVKLGLSFIAFVQIKTSDHSHEWYNRFVVTASEFPEVMEFYRMAGEYDYMMKVQVADMSAFDAFYKKLVNSISGLTNVTSTFAMEPLKYTTALPL; encoded by the coding sequence TTGGCCGAGATTGATGCGACGGACAGATTGCTCTTGGATCTGCTGCAAATGGATGCCAGCCTGTCATTGAATGATCTGGCAGACGCTGTGAATCTGACGACTACACCCTGCTGGAAGCGACTGAAGCGACTGGAAGAGGCCGGGATTCTCAAACGCCGTGTTGCCCTGCTGGATCCGGTTAAACTGGGGCTGTCTTTTATTGCTTTTGTTCAGATCAAAACCAGTGATCACTCTCATGAATGGTATAACCGATTTGTTGTGACTGCGAGTGAATTTCCGGAAGTGATGGAATTCTACCGGATGGCCGGCGAATACGATTACATGATGAAGGTACAGGTGGCGGATATGTCTGCCTTTGATGCTTTCTATAAGAAGCTGGTGAACAGCATCAGCGGTCTCACCAATGTGACATCGACCTTTGCCATGGAGCCCCTGAAGTATACGACGGCATTGCCGTTATAA
- a CDS encoding LysR family transcriptional regulator — protein MDDSYLNLPLLHVFHRVAECGSFQAAANTLNLPRSSVSKKIRQLETFVGQPLLHRSTRQLHLTDVGRNLLHGTGDLRAVLSNLHGILDETQGVPKGRVKMSASILMGQCFLVPLLKKLRQTYPEIVIELSLDDRTVDLLDEKIDIAIRIGQLPDSSLIARKIGEKRWGWFASARYLSDRGAPATPQELEQHDCLVFGNAGSTFNFWPFQDASGQTETIAVTPVIQTDNSRALVDMACDGLGIVMVDPWFVQKECSAGLLTPVLNEWRHPDRSPIHLVCVGERTKASEAVWQFLLAHWAQSPSI, from the coding sequence ATGGATGATTCTTATCTCAATTTACCTTTACTGCATGTTTTTCATCGGGTTGCAGAGTGCGGCAGCTTTCAGGCGGCAGCGAATACGCTGAATTTACCCCGCTCATCCGTCAGTAAAAAAATCAGACAGCTGGAAACTTTTGTCGGCCAGCCTTTGCTGCATCGTTCAACGCGGCAATTGCATCTGACGGATGTCGGACGGAATTTATTACATGGCACAGGGGATCTCCGGGCTGTGCTGTCGAATCTGCATGGCATTCTGGATGAAACACAGGGCGTCCCGAAAGGGCGGGTGAAAATGAGCGCCAGTATCCTGATGGGACAGTGTTTTCTGGTTCCCTTGCTGAAAAAGTTGCGCCAGACGTATCCTGAGATCGTGATTGAACTGAGTCTGGATGATCGGACCGTTGATTTGCTGGACGAGAAGATTGATATCGCCATTCGGATCGGCCAGCTGCCGGATTCTTCATTGATTGCCCGAAAAATCGGGGAAAAGCGCTGGGGCTGGTTTGCATCTGCACGCTATCTCTCGGATCGGGGTGCGCCTGCAACGCCGCAGGAATTGGAACAACATGACTGTCTGGTGTTCGGCAATGCGGGCAGTACATTTAATTTCTGGCCGTTTCAGGATGCCAGTGGTCAGACAGAGACCATTGCAGTGACACCTGTGATTCAAACCGACAACAGTCGGGCGCTGGTGGATATGGCTTGTGATGGGCTGGGCATCGTGATGGTCGATCCCTGGTTCGTGCAAAAAGAATGCAGCGCTGGCTTGCTGACGCCGGTGCTGAACGAGTGGCGGCATCCGGACCGGAGCCCGATTCATCTGGTTTGTGTCGGGGAGCGCACCAAAGCGTCCGAGGCCGTCTGGCAGTTTTTGCTGGCGCATTGGGCGCAGTCTCCCTCAATTTAG
- a CDS encoding ABC transporter transmembrane domain-containing protein has protein sequence MQVFWQLRWYFRQEWRKYGGAIAIFVVIAIFELIPPRAVGWIVDGVVDGSITVQAMLMWLVGLAAMWTVVYLLRIVWRLWLFGSAAKLGTVLRDKLYQHFSRQAPQFFERHKTGDLMARSTNDVNAVVMTAGEGVLTAADSLITGLAVLLIMTTQLSWQLTILALLPMPVMAVLVSRFGRQLHHRFGESQAAFSTLTDTTQEALNGVRMIRAFGLEQRQQAAFERVVDQTGDKNFEVVKVDAKFDPVIQLTIGMSFFLSVGGGAYLIHTGELSLGDLTAFTLYQGLMIWPMLAVAWLFNILERGSAAWKRLQEIFSQEPAIVSGETVLPGVRQQLRIDIDAFHWPRQQQAALQDIQIDLPAGHMLGLAGPVGCGKSTLLTLLLRQQELEQGRITYGEVGIREAVLDEWRSRFAVVSQSPFLFSRSIAENIALGKPDASMDAIRNAAAMACIDEDILLFPDGYDTLVGEKGITLSGGQKQRIAIARALLLEAEILVLDDALSAVDGKTEHRILHNLRMQPQRQTVIVIAHRLTALEQADEIVVLQHGEIRERGMHGQLLENDDWYAEMYRYQKLEQAIEEGK, from the coding sequence ATGCAGGTTTTTTGGCAACTCAGATGGTATTTCCGGCAAGAGTGGCGAAAGTATGGCGGTGCGATCGCCATTTTTGTTGTGATTGCGATTTTTGAATTGATTCCCCCACGCGCCGTGGGCTGGATTGTTGATGGTGTTGTCGATGGAAGTATCACCGTTCAGGCGATGCTGATGTGGCTGGTGGGTCTGGCTGCGATGTGGACCGTGGTTTATCTGCTGCGAATTGTCTGGCGTTTATGGCTGTTTGGCAGTGCGGCAAAGCTGGGCACTGTACTTCGGGACAAGTTGTATCAGCATTTCAGCCGTCAGGCGCCTCAGTTTTTCGAACGCCATAAAACCGGCGATCTGATGGCACGTTCCACCAATGATGTGAATGCTGTGGTGATGACGGCAGGCGAAGGGGTGCTGACCGCAGCGGATTCGCTGATTACGGGTCTGGCCGTGTTGCTGATTATGACCACGCAACTGAGCTGGCAACTGACGATTCTGGCTTTGCTGCCGATGCCGGTGATGGCGGTGCTGGTTTCCCGGTTCGGACGACAGCTGCATCACCGGTTTGGGGAATCCCAGGCGGCGTTTTCCACCCTGACGGATACCACACAGGAAGCCCTGAACGGGGTGCGGATGATTCGGGCTTTCGGGTTGGAACAACGTCAGCAGGCGGCCTTCGAACGGGTTGTGGATCAGACTGGCGATAAGAACTTCGAAGTCGTGAAGGTTGATGCCAAGTTCGATCCCGTGATTCAGCTGACTATCGGCATGTCGTTTTTTCTCAGCGTTGGTGGCGGTGCCTATCTGATCCATACCGGTGAGTTATCGCTGGGGGATCTGACCGCATTCACGCTTTATCAGGGCTTGATGATCTGGCCGATGCTGGCTGTGGCCTGGCTGTTCAATATTCTGGAGCGGGGCTCGGCGGCCTGGAAGCGGTTGCAGGAAATCTTCAGTCAGGAACCGGCAATCGTCAGCGGTGAAACGGTTCTGCCCGGAGTACGGCAACAGCTCCGGATTGACATTGATGCCTTCCACTGGCCGCGCCAGCAACAGGCGGCTTTACAAGACATTCAGATCGACTTACCTGCTGGCCACATGCTGGGGCTGGCTGGCCCGGTCGGCTGTGGAAAATCGACGCTACTGACTTTGTTACTGCGTCAGCAGGAATTGGAACAGGGCCGAATCACCTACGGCGAAGTCGGGATCCGGGAAGCCGTGCTGGATGAATGGCGAAGCCGCTTTGCGGTGGTGAGCCAAAGTCCGTTTCTGTTTTCACGTTCCATTGCAGAGAACATTGCACTCGGCAAACCGGACGCCAGCATGGACGCCATTCGAAACGCCGCCGCCATGGCCTGTATCGATGAAGATATTCTGCTGTTTCCGGACGGTTATGACACGCTGGTGGGCGAAAAAGGGATTACTTTATCCGGCGGCCAGAAACAGCGGATCGCCATTGCCCGCGCCCTGTTACTGGAGGCTGAAATTCTGGTGCTGGATGATGCGCTCTCTGCGGTTGATGGAAAAACTGAGCACCGGATCCTGCACAATCTTCGCATGCAGCCGCAGCGGCAAACAGTCATCGTGATTGCGCATCGCCTGACGGCGCTGGAGCAGGCCGACGAAATCGTTGTGCTGCAGCATGGCGAGATTCGTGAACGCGGCATGCACGGCCAGTTGCTGGAAAACGATGACTGGTATGCCGAAATGTATCGCTATCAGAAGCTGGAACAAGCCATTGAGGAGGGCAAATGA
- a CDS encoding winged helix-turn-helix domain-containing protein — MIEFKSKQDIARLRRLALAAQGLSQAKPYGTGLAGARKAIEHLGYVQIDTIAVVERAHHHVIHSRVPQFKPEMTNQLLLNGDIFEYWAHAAAFLPMADFRFSLPYKQAIKSGQTHWYRERDQTLMGELLARIRSDGPLRSRDIETKAKKRAGWWDWKPAKKALEQLYMEGDLMVSSREGFQKTYDLTERVLPAHVNTQMPDMAEFAAHLLDRQLRGHGLMSMKGLTYLRRSTDLRQAVKDLVQEKLALGELEQVKVSSGEVFVMDAGALERPVPRLNQRMLILSPFDNAVIQRDRLKSLFDYDYQIECYVPEAKRQFGYFCLPLLYRGAFVGRIDCKAHRSIRHLEVKALHLEQHKMDEAQLITAFVAAILPFSQFQACDSVSLTAAYPEHLTQRFQAALKPLG, encoded by the coding sequence GTGATTGAATTCAAAAGCAAACAGGATATTGCACGATTACGCCGACTGGCACTGGCTGCGCAGGGGTTGTCACAGGCAAAGCCCTATGGCACCGGATTGGCCGGGGCCAGAAAAGCCATTGAACATCTGGGTTATGTTCAGATTGATACCATCGCCGTGGTCGAGCGGGCTCACCATCACGTCATTCATTCCAGAGTGCCGCAGTTCAAACCCGAGATGACCAATCAGCTCCTGCTGAACGGTGACATTTTTGAATACTGGGCGCATGCAGCAGCGTTTCTTCCCATGGCTGATTTTCGCTTTTCCTTACCTTATAAACAGGCCATTAAAAGTGGACAGACCCATTGGTATCGGGAACGGGATCAGACATTGATGGGAGAGTTGCTGGCCCGTATCCGTTCCGATGGTCCGCTTCGGTCCAGAGATATTGAAACGAAAGCGAAAAAGCGGGCAGGCTGGTGGGACTGGAAACCCGCCAAAAAAGCGCTGGAACAGCTGTATATGGAAGGCGACCTGATGGTCAGCAGTCGCGAAGGCTTTCAGAAAACCTACGATTTAACCGAGCGGGTATTGCCTGCCCATGTGAACACTCAAATGCCGGATATGGCGGAATTCGCAGCGCATTTGCTGGACCGTCAACTGCGTGGTCATGGGTTGATGTCGATGAAGGGGCTGACATATCTGCGCCGCAGTACCGATCTGCGCCAAGCGGTGAAAGATTTAGTGCAGGAAAAGCTGGCGCTGGGCGAGCTGGAACAGGTGAAAGTCAGCAGTGGAGAAGTCTTTGTGATGGACGCCGGGGCACTGGAGCGCCCGGTTCCCCGGCTGAATCAGCGGATGCTGATCCTGTCGCCGTTCGACAATGCCGTGATTCAGCGGGATCGGCTCAAATCGCTGTTTGACTATGACTATCAGATTGAATGCTATGTGCCTGAGGCCAAGCGTCAGTTTGGCTACTTTTGTCTGCCTTTACTGTACCGGGGCGCTTTTGTCGGCCGCATCGACTGCAAAGCGCACCGAAGCATCCGCCATCTGGAAGTGAAAGCTTTGCATCTGGAACAACACAAGATGGATGAAGCGCAACTCATCACGGCATTCGTGGCGGCCATTCTCCCTTTCAGTCAGTTTCAGGCATGTGATTCCGTCTCGCTCACCGCGGCGTATCCAGAGCATCTGACACAACGTTTTCAGGCCGCGCTGAAACCGCTGGGTTGA